One window from the genome of Pedobacter schmidteae encodes:
- the rlmF gene encoding 23S rRNA (adenine(1618)-N(6))-methyltransferase RlmF: MSAEKNILHPRNQHRSRYDFPALIKSLPALAPFVAINSYGSESIDFADPLAVKLLNKALLKHFYGIENWDIPANYLCPPIPGRADYIHYLADLLAQSNSGIVPEGKFVKGLDIGVGANCIYPIIGHQEYGWSFSGSDVDHGAIKAAKAIVAANKQLTGAVDCRLQNQKQHIFKGVVKAGELFDFSMCNPPFHASAAEANSGTQRKLQNLGKHKGKETVLNFGGQHSELWVEGGEIAFIRKMIDESTTIARQCLWFSSLVSKSSNLPFIYKALQGVAVAEVKTIEMAQGQKISRFVAWTFMDPEAKQEWASKRWRK; the protein is encoded by the coding sequence ATGTCTGCAGAAAAAAATATCCTTCATCCCCGTAATCAACATCGTTCCCGGTACGATTTCCCTGCGCTAATTAAAAGTTTACCGGCCCTGGCGCCGTTTGTTGCGATCAATTCTTATGGCAGTGAATCGATAGATTTTGCTGATCCGCTAGCCGTTAAATTATTGAATAAGGCATTGCTGAAACATTTTTATGGCATCGAAAACTGGGACATTCCAGCCAATTACTTATGCCCACCGATACCTGGAAGGGCGGATTACATCCATTACCTGGCAGATCTGCTGGCGCAAAGCAATAGCGGGATTGTTCCTGAGGGTAAGTTTGTAAAAGGACTGGATATCGGAGTCGGGGCAAATTGTATTTACCCCATTATCGGGCACCAGGAGTATGGTTGGAGCTTTAGTGGATCGGATGTAGATCATGGCGCAATCAAAGCTGCTAAGGCCATCGTAGCTGCCAATAAACAATTAACCGGCGCTGTTGACTGTCGGCTGCAAAATCAGAAACAACATATTTTTAAAGGAGTAGTGAAAGCGGGCGAGTTATTTGATTTCAGTATGTGCAACCCGCCTTTTCATGCATCTGCAGCAGAAGCAAATTCGGGCACGCAAAGAAAATTGCAAAACCTGGGCAAACATAAAGGAAAAGAAACGGTCCTTAATTTTGGTGGACAGCATTCAGAATTATGGGTAGAAGGGGGAGAAATCGCTTTTATCAGGAAGATGATTGACGAAAGTACTACTATTGCCCGGCAGTGTTTGTGGTTCAGTAGTCTGGTTTCTAAAAGTAGCAATCTGCCTTTCATTTATAAGGCTTTGCAAGGCGTGGCTGTTGCCGAAGTTAAAACCATTGAAATGGCTCAGGGGCAAAAAATAAGTCGTTTTGTAGCCTGGACGTTTATGGATCCGGAAGCGAAACAGGAATGGGCAAGCAAAAGGTGGCGCAAGTAA
- a CDS encoding diacylglycerol kinase family protein yields the protein MSKFIRGFGYACSGLGYALKSQLNFKVHICTAILVAIAGYWFNLAASEWLWLIVAIALVLMAELLNTAIEVLVDLVSPKVHPKAKIIKDVAAAAVLVTAIAAAGIGLIIFIPKILHYAA from the coding sequence ATGAGTAAGTTTATAAGAGGTTTTGGCTACGCATGTTCCGGATTGGGCTATGCCCTTAAAAGCCAGCTCAACTTTAAAGTGCACATTTGCACCGCTATCCTGGTTGCCATTGCAGGCTATTGGTTTAACCTGGCTGCAAGCGAGTGGCTTTGGCTTATTGTTGCCATTGCATTGGTTTTAATGGCAGAATTGCTGAATACTGCAATAGAGGTATTGGTAGACCTGGTATCGCCAAAGGTACATCCAAAAGCAAAAATCATTAAAGATGTTGCAGCTGCGGCTGTACTGGTAACGGCAATTGCGGCTGCGGGTATAGGGTTGATTATTTTTATTCCAAAAATACTTCATTATGCTGCATAA
- the recO gene encoding DNA repair protein RecO, with product MLHKTRGIVLKTTLYSENSVIVQIFTEKFGIQSYMINGVKKPKAKIRMNMLQPLHLVDMIVYHKTNTNIQRVSELRPAPVFKNIPYDIIKSTIVLFLNEVLYKSIRQQTTDQHLFDFIFNAICWFDETEELNVNFHLAFLVKLSRFLGFAPSTQTKSDQSFFDLQEGEFKSSIPVHAYFLDKTDASLFISLFSVPFEKINEINMENQTRRDLLDKILVYYTLHTASFGDIRSHQILEDVLS from the coding sequence ATGCTGCATAAAACCCGGGGCATCGTTTTAAAAACAACCCTGTATAGTGAAAACAGTGTTATTGTGCAGATTTTTACTGAGAAATTCGGCATTCAATCTTACATGATCAATGGCGTAAAAAAGCCTAAAGCTAAAATTCGGATGAATATGCTGCAGCCTTTACACCTTGTAGATATGATTGTTTATCATAAAACGAATACCAATATACAACGGGTATCGGAGCTCAGACCTGCACCTGTTTTTAAAAACATTCCGTACGATATTATTAAAAGCACAATTGTTCTTTTTCTGAATGAGGTATTGTACAAAAGCATCAGGCAACAGACCACCGATCAGCACCTGTTCGACTTTATTTTTAATGCCATATGCTGGTTTGATGAAACTGAAGAATTAAATGTAAACTTTCACCTGGCCTTTTTAGTCAAGCTTTCCCGGTTTTTAGGTTTTGCACCAAGCACACAAACCAAAAGCGACCAAAGTTTTTTCGATTTACAGGAAGGAGAGTTCAAATCTTCGATCCCGGTACATGCTTATTTTTTAGACAAAACAGACGCATCCCTCTTTATTTCTCTATTTTCTGTGCCTTTTGAAAAAATAAATGAAATAAATATGGAGAATCAAACCCGCCGCGACCTGCTTGATAAAATACTGGTTTACTACACGTTACACACAGCTTCTTTTGGAGACATCCGATCTCACCAGATATTGGAAGATGTTCTTTCATAA
- a CDS encoding PQQ-dependent sugar dehydrogenase, whose amino-acid sequence MYCRKGIKKQLIKSTGFLVLSGVAAAVVMSFTTLEKRTLKDPATNYRTYCAGCHGEKMDMFVDRQWKFGNKKEDLFKSIKSGRENEGMPAFGASLTDKEINSLADYILNGIKNVDKYTAVKTPVSDVFKTEEMTIRLELVAEGMDVPWGMAFLPGNQMLVTDRGGKLYKVKADHSLQQINGVPEVLAKGQGGLMDVVPDPRFAENQLIYLSYSKFKNDGDGVVATTAIMQAKLEGDALTGQKDIFVAMPYSKTQHHYGSRMQFGKDGYLYFSVGERGNEKVNPQEIKDNDLGKVHRIKSDGSIPQDNPFVKDKTGSPSIYNYGHRNPQGMTIHPETGQIWTNEHGPRGGDEINIEEPGKNYGWPVITYGINYNGKPISNLTAKAGMVQPVHYWIPSIGPSGLAFVTGDRYKNWKGNLLSGSLRFKFLQRSVLKGNKVVKEEILFKNIGRVRDVRMAPDGFIYIAVEWPGRIYKLVPGT is encoded by the coding sequence ATGTATTGTAGAAAGGGGATAAAAAAGCAGTTGATAAAATCAACCGGTTTTCTTGTTTTGTCGGGGGTGGCTGCCGCGGTTGTCATGAGTTTTACTACCCTTGAAAAACGAACTTTAAAAGATCCCGCTACCAATTATCGTACTTATTGCGCCGGATGCCATGGCGAAAAGATGGATATGTTTGTCGATCGTCAGTGGAAATTCGGCAATAAAAAAGAAGACCTCTTTAAGTCCATAAAATCGGGTAGGGAAAATGAAGGGATGCCGGCTTTTGGTGCGAGCCTAACCGATAAAGAAATCAACTCCCTTGCCGACTATATCCTTAACGGGATCAAAAATGTAGATAAGTATACCGCTGTTAAAACGCCTGTTTCTGACGTGTTTAAAACCGAAGAAATGACCATCAGGCTGGAGTTGGTTGCTGAGGGAATGGATGTTCCATGGGGGATGGCTTTTTTGCCAGGTAATCAAATGCTGGTTACGGACCGAGGGGGAAAGCTATATAAAGTAAAAGCAGATCATTCTTTGCAGCAAATAAATGGGGTGCCGGAAGTGCTGGCCAAAGGGCAGGGCGGATTAATGGATGTGGTGCCGGATCCGCGATTTGCCGAAAATCAATTGATTTATCTTTCTTATTCCAAGTTTAAAAACGATGGGGATGGCGTTGTAGCTACAACAGCTATTATGCAGGCTAAGCTGGAAGGGGATGCGCTAACTGGACAAAAAGATATTTTTGTAGCTATGCCTTATTCAAAAACCCAACATCACTACGGCTCCAGAATGCAGTTTGGTAAAGATGGTTACCTGTATTTCTCCGTTGGCGAAAGAGGTAATGAGAAGGTTAATCCGCAGGAAATAAAAGACAATGACCTGGGGAAAGTACATCGGATTAAAAGCGATGGCAGTATTCCGCAAGACAACCCTTTTGTAAAAGATAAAACAGGGTCGCCTTCTATTTATAATTATGGTCACCGGAACCCGCAGGGAATGACCATTCATCCGGAGACAGGGCAAATCTGGACCAATGAACATGGGCCCAGAGGCGGAGATGAAATTAATATTGAAGAGCCCGGCAAAAATTATGGCTGGCCGGTAATTACCTATGGTATTAACTACAATGGCAAGCCCATTAGTAACCTTACTGCTAAAGCAGGTATGGTGCAGCCTGTGCATTACTGGATCCCTTCTATCGGGCCAAGTGGATTGGCATTTGTAACCGGCGACCGATATAAAAACTGGAAAGGAAACCTGTTGTCGGGCTCGTTGAGGTTTAAGTTTTTACAAAGAAGCGTACTTAAGGGCAATAAAGTAGTGAAAGAAGAAATCCTGTTTAAAAATATTGGCAGGGTAAGAGACGTAAGAATGGCTCCAGATGGGTTTATTTATATCGCGGTAGAATGGCCTGGCAGAATTTATAAACTGGTGCCCGGTACCTGA